The following are encoded together in the Bacillus sp. NP157 genome:
- a CDS encoding VCBS repeat-containing protein, producing MSANTFRPWLVGGALLLAAGTACDASAATASTTVGSTSTTPLITRAVDKSQMTTIPGSVPARVRSSADAGPMATTEVIPSMTLVLKRSPDQQKRFDAYLASLDNASSPNYHHWLTARQVGEQFGPNQKDIAAVKSWLGSQGLGVKNVSADGMLIRFTGSVSAVQQAFGTSMHHYVAADGKKHFANSAEQKLPTALVPVVRGVASMTDFFPQPQVKNAQPVKRNKQGQWVTAGAPSSDFNFVYQGDVQYDVVPADFGTIYDVAPLWNQKTPVRGAGQTVAVLERTDVLDADIATFRHTFLPANAAGVFTQVHPAAFAGDTSCGDPGTNADEGEAALDAEWAGAAAPDANVTLASCADTGADFGAFLAAQNLLEQDAPPPIMSLSYGECEAVSAAIGDVDEAAALWSTAAAEGVSVFVSTGDAGSAGCDQNQAAASFGIAVNGLGSTPYNIAVGGTDFDDFKKTQKYWLAGNGALGASAIGYIPEQTWNDSCASAQLDKVLGIANPNNACNAAAGQNFLNTAGGSGGPSYVWSQPTWQQGIAGMDQNVTRALPDVSLFAANGLYGHALIFCMSDSSEGGVPCNYLDPTDSLFNSAGGTSFAAPAMAGVQALVDQASAARLGNVGPTLYGLARAQYGTVASPAAGCKAKDTTCVFHDVATGDIDVPCYAGTGDCFVKKGQQYGVVSDGGRASLVTAWKAAKGYDYATGLGSIDVANLANAIAAKQAREATIPRTWDLAGFDDSGNPGVGLNSILDGKSTLLLVGPKTGNATLVRMNGSTVLDSDTWTPVQQGDQIADGFQPGDQVKAIPFDIFDGALTNQTIMESDNPTTHTMNLAVYSYGWENFRFPYAAGWSMVGAGLVDATAKSKQVWFNASASSLSFWTIGCTGTLKFGRFDTMDCEQSVASTVAAPAGFTPSLADLNGDGILDIVWTGPKNAVKFWINDGKGGFAKSDGTNAPAGFTLVGVGEIAGSGKTDLIWSNASTGKLRWWEMNGTTIASQQTMDAPSGYSVATIEDFDGDGLADLFWTNAKGKAILWLGVGDGFVSQQVADGEGIAYVIPAGYSVQMNRVQGVVNAAAATQVAATNH from the coding sequence ATGTCAGCAAATACGTTCAGGCCCTGGCTTGTCGGAGGCGCGCTGTTGCTCGCCGCCGGCACCGCTTGCGATGCAAGCGCCGCCACGGCGTCCACCACGGTAGGTAGCACCTCCACGACACCGCTGATCACCAGGGCGGTCGACAAGAGCCAGATGACGACCATCCCCGGCAGCGTACCGGCAAGGGTCCGCAGCAGCGCCGACGCCGGGCCGATGGCCACGACCGAGGTCATCCCGTCGATGACCCTTGTCCTCAAGCGCAGCCCGGACCAGCAGAAGCGCTTCGACGCGTACCTCGCGTCGCTCGACAATGCCTCGTCACCGAACTACCACCACTGGCTGACCGCCCGCCAGGTCGGCGAGCAGTTCGGCCCGAACCAGAAAGACATCGCGGCCGTGAAGTCCTGGCTCGGTAGCCAGGGCCTCGGCGTGAAGAACGTTTCCGCGGACGGCATGCTGATTCGCTTCACCGGTTCGGTGTCCGCCGTGCAACAGGCGTTCGGCACGTCGATGCACCACTACGTGGCGGCCGACGGCAAGAAGCACTTCGCCAACAGCGCCGAACAGAAGCTGCCGACCGCGCTCGTGCCGGTGGTCCGCGGCGTGGCCTCGATGACCGACTTCTTCCCGCAGCCGCAGGTGAAGAATGCGCAGCCGGTCAAGCGCAACAAGCAAGGCCAGTGGGTGACCGCCGGCGCGCCCTCGTCCGACTTCAACTTCGTCTACCAGGGTGACGTGCAGTACGACGTCGTCCCGGCCGACTTCGGCACGATCTACGACGTCGCCCCGCTGTGGAACCAGAAGACGCCGGTACGCGGTGCCGGGCAGACCGTCGCCGTGCTCGAGCGCACGGATGTGCTGGACGCGGATATCGCCACGTTCCGCCACACCTTCCTTCCGGCGAACGCGGCGGGTGTCTTCACCCAGGTCCATCCCGCGGCCTTTGCTGGGGACACCAGCTGTGGCGATCCGGGCACGAACGCCGACGAAGGCGAAGCGGCGCTCGACGCCGAATGGGCTGGTGCGGCCGCACCGGATGCGAACGTCACGCTGGCCTCCTGTGCGGATACCGGCGCGGACTTCGGGGCCTTCCTCGCCGCACAGAACCTGCTCGAGCAGGATGCCCCGCCGCCGATCATGAGCCTCAGCTACGGCGAGTGCGAGGCAGTCAGCGCCGCCATCGGCGACGTCGACGAAGCCGCGGCCCTGTGGTCGACGGCCGCTGCCGAAGGCGTCTCGGTGTTCGTCTCCACGGGCGACGCGGGCTCGGCCGGTTGCGACCAGAACCAGGCCGCCGCCAGCTTCGGCATCGCCGTGAACGGGCTGGGCAGCACGCCGTACAACATCGCGGTGGGCGGCACCGACTTCGACGACTTCAAGAAGACGCAGAAGTACTGGCTCGCCGGCAACGGTGCGCTGGGTGCCAGCGCGATCGGTTACATCCCGGAGCAGACCTGGAACGATTCGTGCGCCAGCGCCCAGCTGGACAAGGTGTTGGGCATCGCCAACCCGAACAACGCATGCAACGCCGCCGCGGGGCAAAACTTCCTCAACACCGCCGGTGGTAGTGGCGGCCCTAGCTACGTCTGGTCGCAGCCGACCTGGCAGCAGGGCATCGCGGGCATGGACCAGAACGTCACGCGTGCATTGCCCGACGTGTCGCTGTTCGCCGCGAACGGCCTGTATGGCCATGCGCTGATCTTCTGCATGTCCGATAGCAGCGAAGGCGGCGTGCCGTGTAACTACCTCGATCCGACCGACTCGCTGTTCAACAGCGCGGGTGGCACGTCGTTCGCCGCGCCCGCCATGGCCGGTGTGCAGGCCCTCGTCGACCAGGCCAGCGCCGCTCGACTGGGCAATGTCGGCCCGACCCTGTATGGGCTGGCCCGCGCGCAATACGGCACGGTCGCTTCGCCCGCCGCAGGTTGCAAGGCGAAGGACACCACCTGCGTGTTCCACGACGTCGCTACCGGTGACATCGACGTGCCCTGCTACGCGGGCACGGGCGATTGCTTCGTCAAGAAAGGCCAGCAGTATGGCGTCGTCAGCGATGGCGGCCGTGCCTCGCTGGTTACCGCATGGAAGGCCGCCAAGGGCTATGACTACGCCACCGGCCTGGGTTCGATCGACGTGGCCAACCTCGCCAATGCGATCGCGGCGAAGCAGGCCCGCGAAGCGACCATCCCGCGCACATGGGATCTCGCCGGCTTCGACGACAGCGGCAATCCGGGCGTGGGCCTGAACTCGATCCTCGACGGCAAGAGCACCTTGCTGCTGGTCGGTCCGAAGACGGGCAACGCGACGCTGGTGCGGATGAACGGCAGCACCGTGCTCGACAGCGACACGTGGACGCCGGTGCAGCAGGGCGACCAGATCGCGGACGGCTTCCAGCCGGGCGACCAGGTGAAGGCCATTCCGTTCGATATCTTCGACGGCGCGCTGACCAACCAGACGATCATGGAAAGCGACAACCCGACCACCCACACGATGAACCTCGCGGTCTACAGCTACGGTTGGGAGAACTTCCGCTTCCCGTATGCGGCTGGCTGGAGCATGGTCGGTGCGGGCCTGGTGGATGCCACGGCAAAGTCGAAGCAGGTGTGGTTCAACGCCAGCGCCAGCTCGCTGTCGTTCTGGACGATCGGCTGCACGGGCACGCTAAAGTTCGGTCGCTTCGACACGATGGACTGCGAGCAGTCCGTGGCGAGCACAGTCGCCGCACCGGCCGGCTTCACGCCGAGCCTCGCCGACCTCAACGGTGACGGCATCCTCGACATCGTCTGGACCGGCCCGAAGAACGCGGTGAAGTTCTGGATCAACGACGGCAAGGGCGGCTTCGCCAAGAGCGACGGCACCAATGCACCGGCCGGCTTCACCCTGGTGGGCGTCGGCGAGATCGCCGGTAGCGGCAAGACCGACCTGATCTGGTCGAACGCGAGCACCGGCAAGCTGCGCTGGTGGGAAATGAACGGCACGACGATCGCCAGCCAGCAGACGATGGATGCGCCGTCGGGCTACAGCGTCGCCACCATCGAAGACTTCGACGGCGACGGCCTGGCAGACCTGTTCTGGACCAACGCGAAGGGCAAGGCGATCCTCTGGCTCGGCGTCGGCGACGGCTTCGTCTCGCAGCAGGTCGCCGATGGCGAAGGCATCGCCTACGTCATCCCCGCTGGCTACAGCGTGCAGATGAATCGCGTGCAGGGCGTAGTGAATGCGGCAGCGGCAACGCAAGTGGCTGCGACGAACCACTGA
- a CDS encoding suppressor of fused domain protein, protein MTTVFEHLEAFAGEIVDGWKVGSDGTERPFQVVRTKGGPHAGTVTFSTLGLSRFQLPSGPERGHKHIRHELILVVPEDAIPFNVISLLQQVGMEAIEREQAYLRGEVIGPRGPMFEGCQPKALYVAIPVYFPTEFAVATTEESGDVVFAWLIPILDDEYHLYHTQGWSALEAMFVKDNPDLVDYRRAV, encoded by the coding sequence ATGACCACTGTATTTGAGCACTTGGAGGCGTTCGCCGGCGAAATCGTCGATGGATGGAAGGTCGGCTCCGACGGAACGGAACGGCCCTTCCAGGTCGTTAGAACCAAGGGCGGACCTCACGCAGGCACCGTCACTTTTTCTACCCTGGGCCTGAGCCGGTTCCAGCTTCCCAGTGGCCCGGAAAGGGGCCACAAACACATTCGGCACGAGCTCATCCTTGTCGTTCCCGAAGATGCGATCCCGTTCAACGTGATTAGCCTTCTGCAGCAGGTCGGCATGGAGGCGATCGAGCGGGAGCAGGCTTACCTACGTGGCGAGGTCATCGGGCCGCGCGGGCCGATGTTCGAGGGATGCCAGCCCAAGGCACTGTACGTCGCGATACCCGTGTACTTCCCGACTGAGTTCGCGGTAGCGACCACCGAGGAATCGGGGGACGTGGTGTTCGCCTGGCTCATTCCGATCCTGGACGACGAGTACCACCTGTATCACACCCAGGGGTGGTCAGCGCTCGAGGCCATGTTCGTCAAGGACAATCCCGATCTGGTCGACTATCGCCGGGCCGTTTGA
- a CDS encoding autotransporter domain-containing protein yields the protein METSVDDRRRLLRGLGGFWLRFAVVCLLFLGVAQAASAACTSPQTATIAPGGTATFSCSDFGFVSPPDQPPAHGTLDYSQDPLLIYRNTGGAGTVDTFVVQDDNSTPITFRVTITGGGAPTAGPVSATVPYNSSANPITLNTTGSPTSVAVATAAAHGTATASGTAITYTPVTGYAGTDVFTYTATNGAGTSSPATVTVTVSPPTITYAPANPANATVGAPYNGSVAGASGGAAPYTYTVTGGALPAGVTLAPSGSLTGTPTAGGTFSFQAKATDSSTGTGPFASAPHTFTLTVAAPTLAIVPTTLPGGTVGSAYSAAVTASGGTAPYTFSLTGTLPLGVTLSSGGVLSGTPTTPGTFAFTIRATDSSTGTGPYMQTRSYTVTVSGPTITVAPPSVPNATVRSAYSTTFTASGGTAPYTFTNTGALPSGLTLANNGTLSGTPTASGTFNFTVTATDNGGFTGARPYTLTVAATKPLAPTIGAATAGASGSNAAAVTFTAPSDNGGSPITSYTATSTPGGLTATGSASPLTVTGLIAGTPYTFTVRATNAQGDSPESAASNSVGTQATQSITFNNPGAQNYGTAPTLTASSSSGLSVVFSSETTGICTITTGGALTFVSAGSCSIDANQPGNATFAAATQVQQTFTVNAVVPGAPTIGTATAGNQQASVSFSAPASAGGATITQYEVTSSPGGLTATATTSPATITGLTNGTAYTFTVRARNSAGFGSSSADSNAVTPSAGQTITFTNPGTQNYGTTPTLTATASSGLPVAFSSESTGVCTVTSGGALTFVSAGTCTVDANQAGNAAFGPAPQVQQSFTVAAIAPGAPTIGSATAGDQQATVSFTAPATTGGSAITQYTVTSSPGGLTGTGSGSPVTVTGLTNGTAYIFTVTATNGSGTGSASAASNAVTPEGNQTITFTNPGNQNFGTSPTLTATASSGLPVSFTSATTNVCTITSGGLLTTLAPGACTIHADQAGNGAFHPAAQVSQSFNIVVPGGAVSFATPNPLPTATGGVAYSVTIVANGGAAPYAFAMTGGVLPPGVTFSPSGTLSGTPVAAGTYNVTLRVTDAAAQTADKNYQLVVNAPGIAIAPGTLPQGKVATAYPSTTLAASGGTAPYTYAIIAGSLPAGLTLSPAGAVSGTPTAAGSFPVTITATDRNGFQASQAYTVAVDQATPVIVNSTASVPANGSVTVPMTSQGGPVTSATVSQAPAHGNAAVNGLNIVYTPAHDYFGTDTFQYTATGPGGTSAPATATITVTPGAVPTVSAQAATLLAGKAVTIHAAANATNGPFTAAAVVTPPTSGTAVVQGTDIVYTASADASGTLGFDYTVSNAFGASQPAHVTLTVNPLPVAPALTGTVVAGSSVQVNLTALAHGGPFTGAKLVSVSPANAGAASIQPSADGYLLSFTAAPAFGGSAQVMFTLSNAYAESAPGTVTIVVTPRSDPSKDPEVLGVLDAQAEAARRMATGQISNFQRRLETLHSGGGASGFSNGLTVASASNTRQLNGMNGPGGLSGLNELGRTDATGNARFLVQPDASPAPAAQGTPAGGSLPGDVSVWTGGAINFGKMQAGSSDNGIDFTTSGVSMGIDRAFGSNFAAGLGVGYGHDRSDVGQHDSRSSVDAYNAVLYGSYHPADSVYVDGLLGYQWLDYDARRYVTDNGNTVHGNRDGKQWFGSLSVGYQHQAQGMLLTPYGRLDVARAQLEGYTESGDDVYALAYRGQTVKTATGTLGLLVQWTAKRDYGTWSPQLRAEFGHDMQGSSRATMRYADTLSGPLYQATLMDQSRNHTMLGVGVALQTLKGWLLRMEYQNYLDNTSKDNQSILLGVEKKF from the coding sequence ATGGAAACGAGTGTGGACGATCGCCGGCGGTTGCTGCGCGGCTTGGGTGGGTTCTGGCTGCGATTCGCAGTGGTGTGCCTGTTGTTCCTTGGCGTTGCGCAAGCCGCGTCGGCCGCGTGCACGTCGCCACAAACCGCGACCATCGCACCGGGCGGCACGGCGACCTTCTCGTGCTCGGATTTCGGCTTCGTCTCGCCGCCTGACCAGCCGCCGGCGCACGGCACGCTCGACTACTCGCAAGACCCGCTGCTGATCTATCGCAACACCGGCGGCGCGGGCACCGTCGATACCTTCGTGGTCCAGGACGACAACAGCACGCCCATCACGTTCCGGGTCACCATCACCGGCGGGGGCGCCCCGACAGCCGGCCCCGTGTCCGCCACGGTGCCCTACAACAGCTCGGCCAACCCGATCACCCTCAACACGACCGGCTCGCCCACCTCGGTGGCCGTCGCCACGGCGGCAGCGCATGGCACGGCGACGGCCAGTGGCACCGCGATCACCTACACGCCCGTCACCGGGTATGCTGGAACGGATGTCTTCACCTACACCGCGACGAACGGCGCAGGCACCTCGAGCCCAGCCACGGTCACCGTCACGGTCAGTCCCCCGACGATCACCTACGCGCCCGCGAACCCGGCCAATGCCACCGTGGGTGCGCCGTACAACGGCAGCGTCGCGGGTGCATCCGGTGGCGCGGCGCCTTACACCTACACCGTGACTGGCGGTGCGTTGCCCGCCGGTGTCACACTCGCACCGAGCGGCTCGCTCACTGGCACGCCCACGGCGGGCGGCACCTTCAGCTTCCAGGCTAAAGCCACGGATAGCTCGACGGGTACGGGACCGTTTGCGTCCGCCCCGCACACCTTCACGCTGACCGTCGCCGCACCGACCCTCGCCATTGTTCCGACCACGTTGCCTGGGGGCACCGTCGGCTCAGCGTATTCGGCCGCGGTGACGGCCTCCGGCGGCACGGCCCCGTATACCTTCAGCTTGACCGGCACCTTGCCCCTGGGTGTCACCCTCTCGAGCGGCGGCGTCCTCAGCGGCACGCCGACGACACCCGGCACCTTCGCCTTCACCATCCGCGCGACCGATTCCTCGACCGGCACGGGTCCGTACATGCAGACCCGGTCCTATACCGTCACGGTGAGCGGGCCGACCATCACGGTCGCACCTCCCTCCGTGCCGAACGCGACGGTGCGCAGCGCTTACAGCACCACCTTCACCGCATCCGGCGGCACGGCGCCGTACACCTTCACCAATACGGGCGCCTTGCCATCCGGCCTGACACTCGCAAATAACGGCACGCTGTCGGGTACGCCGACGGCGAGCGGCACGTTCAACTTCACGGTGACCGCCACCGACAATGGCGGATTCACGGGCGCCCGGCCCTACACGCTGACGGTTGCCGCGACCAAACCGCTGGCGCCGACGATCGGCGCAGCTACGGCCGGTGCATCAGGCAGCAATGCCGCGGCCGTGACGTTTACCGCGCCGAGCGACAACGGCGGGTCGCCCATCACGAGCTATACGGCCACCTCGACGCCGGGTGGGCTGACCGCCACCGGCTCCGCAAGCCCGCTGACCGTGACCGGCCTGATCGCCGGCACGCCCTATACCTTCACGGTGAGGGCGACCAATGCGCAGGGCGACAGCCCCGAGTCGGCGGCCTCCAACAGCGTCGGCACGCAAGCGACGCAGAGCATCACCTTCAACAATCCTGGTGCGCAGAATTACGGCACGGCACCGACCCTGACCGCATCGTCGTCGTCGGGGCTGTCCGTGGTATTCAGCTCCGAAACGACGGGCATCTGCACAATCACCACCGGTGGCGCGCTCACCTTCGTCAGCGCAGGCTCCTGCAGCATCGACGCCAACCAGCCCGGCAACGCGACCTTCGCCGCGGCGACGCAGGTGCAACAGACCTTCACGGTGAATGCCGTGGTGCCGGGTGCTCCGACCATCGGCACGGCGACCGCGGGCAACCAGCAAGCGTCGGTGTCCTTCTCTGCACCCGCCTCGGCGGGCGGTGCAACGATCACGCAGTACGAAGTGACCTCGAGTCCGGGTGGCCTGACCGCGACCGCAACCACGAGTCCGGCCACGATCACCGGGCTCACCAACGGCACGGCTTACACCTTCACTGTCAGGGCGCGTAACAGCGCTGGCTTCGGAAGCAGTTCGGCCGATTCGAACGCCGTGACGCCGAGCGCCGGGCAAACGATCACGTTCACCAACCCTGGCACGCAGAACTATGGAACGACGCCGACCCTGACGGCCACCGCATCGTCGGGCCTGCCGGTGGCGTTCTCGTCGGAAAGCACCGGCGTGTGCACGGTTACATCTGGCGGTGCGCTGACGTTCGTGAGTGCCGGCACCTGTACCGTGGATGCCAACCAGGCAGGCAACGCGGCGTTCGGCCCGGCGCCCCAGGTGCAGCAGAGCTTCACTGTCGCCGCGATCGCGCCCGGTGCTCCAACGATCGGTTCGGCCACGGCAGGTGACCAGCAAGCCACGGTCAGCTTCACCGCCCCGGCAACGACCGGCGGCTCGGCGATCACGCAATACACCGTTACATCCAGCCCTGGTGGTCTCACCGGAACGGGGTCGGGCAGCCCGGTCACGGTCACCGGCCTGACCAACGGCACGGCCTACATCTTCACGGTGACCGCCACCAACGGCAGTGGGACCGGATCCGCCTCGGCGGCCTCCAACGCCGTGACGCCGGAAGGCAATCAAACGATCACCTTCACCAACCCGGGCAACCAGAACTTCGGCACGTCGCCGACGTTGACGGCGACGGCGTCGTCGGGCTTGCCGGTAAGCTTTACCTCGGCCACCACCAACGTGTGCACGATCACCTCGGGTGGCTTGCTGACCACGCTGGCGCCGGGCGCGTGCACCATCCACGCCGACCAGGCCGGCAATGGCGCATTCCATCCGGCGGCGCAGGTCTCCCAGTCATTCAACATCGTGGTGCCGGGTGGTGCGGTGTCGTTCGCGACGCCGAATCCGCTGCCGACGGCGACCGGTGGCGTGGCGTATTCGGTCACCATCGTGGCGAATGGCGGCGCGGCGCCCTACGCGTTTGCGATGACCGGTGGCGTCTTGCCCCCGGGTGTCACGTTCAGTCCGTCGGGCACGCTGTCGGGCACGCCCGTGGCGGCTGGCACCTATAACGTCACGCTGCGTGTCACCGATGCCGCTGCGCAGACAGCGGACAAGAACTACCAGCTCGTGGTGAACGCGCCGGGCATCGCAATCGCGCCGGGCACCTTGCCGCAGGGCAAGGTAGCCACGGCGTATCCGTCGACGACCCTGGCGGCATCGGGCGGCACGGCGCCGTACACCTATGCCATCATCGCCGGTTCGCTGCCGGCCGGCCTCACGCTGAGTCCGGCGGGCGCGGTTTCCGGCACGCCGACGGCCGCGGGGTCGTTCCCGGTGACCATCACGGCCACGGACCGCAACGGCTTCCAGGCCAGCCAGGCCTATACGGTGGCCGTGGACCAGGCCACGCCCGTGATCGTCAACAGCACGGCATCCGTGCCGGCCAACGGTTCCGTCACCGTGCCGATGACGAGCCAGGGCGGCCCGGTGACGTCGGCGACGGTCAGCCAGGCACCCGCCCACGGCAATGCCGCGGTGAACGGCCTCAACATCGTCTACACCCCGGCGCACGATTACTTCGGCACCGACACGTTCCAGTACACGGCGACGGGGCCGGGCGGCACGTCGGCGCCCGCGACCGCGACGATCACGGTGACGCCGGGCGCCGTACCCACCGTCAGCGCCCAGGCGGCCACGTTGCTGGCTGGCAAGGCGGTGACGATCCATGCCGCGGCCAACGCGACCAACGGGCCGTTCACCGCTGCGGCGGTGGTGACGCCGCCCACGTCGGGCACGGCCGTGGTGCAGGGCACGGACATCGTCTACACGGCGTCCGCCGATGCATCGGGCACGCTCGGCTTCGACTACACCGTGAGCAACGCGTTCGGTGCGTCGCAACCCGCGCACGTCACGCTGACGGTCAACCCGTTGCCCGTGGCGCCGGCGCTCACCGGTACCGTGGTCGCTGGCAGCAGCGTGCAGGTGAACCTGACGGCACTCGCCCACGGCGGCCCCTTCACGGGCGCGAAGCTGGTTTCGGTCTCGCCGGCCAATGCGGGTGCGGCCAGCATCCAGCCCAGTGCGGACGGGTATCTGCTCTCGTTCACCGCGGCCCCGGCGTTCGGCGGTTCGGCGCAGGTGATGTTTACGCTCAGCAATGCGTATGCGGAATCCGCGCCCGGCACGGTCACGATCGTCGTGACGCCGCGCAGCGATCCGTCGAAGGATCCGGAAGTGCTCGGCGTGCTCGATGCCCAGGCGGAAGCGGCGCGGCGCATGGCGACCGGCCAGATCAGCAACTTCCAGCGCCGCCTGGAAACCCTCCACAGCGGCGGTGGGGCCAGCGGGTTCAGCAACGGGCTGACCGTCGCGTCGGCTAGCAACACCCGCCAGCTCAACGGCATGAATGGCCCCGGTGGCTTGAGCGGTCTGAACGAGCTGGGCCGCACCGATGCGACCGGCAACGCGCGATTCCTGGTCCAGCCCGATGCGAGCCCTGCACCGGCGGCACAAGGCACGCCGGCGGGAGGCAGTTTGCCGGGCGACGTCTCCGTGTGGACCGGCGGTGCGATCAACTTCGGCAAGATGCAGGCGGGTTCCAGCGATAACGGTATCGACTTCACGACCTCGGGCGTGAGCATGGGCATCGACAGGGCATTCGGCAGCAACTTTGCCGCGGGTCTCGGCGTCGGCTATGGGCACGATCGTTCGGACGTGGGCCAGCACGACAGCCGCAGTTCGGTGGATGCGTACAACGCCGTGCTGTATGGCAGCTACCACCCGGCGGACTCGGTGTACGTCGATGGCCTGCTGGGTTACCAGTGGCTGGATTACGATGCGCGACGCTACGTGACCGACAACGGCAACACCGTGCACGGCAACCGCGACGGCAAGCAATGGTTCGGCTCGCTGTCGGTGGGTTACCAGCACCAGGCCCAGGGCATGTTGCTGACGCCGTACGGTCGACTGGACGTGGCTCGCGCGCAGCTGGAGGGCTATACCGAGTCGGGTGACGACGTGTATGCGCTGGCCTATCGGGGCCAGACGGTAAAAACCGCCACCGGTACGCTGGGCCTTCTGGTGCAGTGGACGGCCAAGCGCGACTACGGCACCTGGTCGCCGCAGCTGCGGGCTGAATTTGGCCACGACATGCAGGGCTCAAGCCGCGCGACCATGCGTTACGCGGACACGCTCAGCGGCCCGCTCTACCAGGCCACCCTGATGGACCAGTCGCGCAACCACACCATGCTGGGCGTCGGTGTCGCACTGCAGACCCTGAAGGGCTGGCTGCTGCGGATGGAGTACCAGAACTACCTGGACAACACGAGTAAGGACAATCAGTCGATCCTGCTGGGGGTTGAGAAGAAGTTCTGA
- a CDS encoding tail fiber protein, whose translation MTDVYLGQIMMAGFGFAQRYFAQCNGQILPISQNTALFSLLGVQYGGNGSVTFGLPDLRGRVPVGAGASQDQAWQPAAYAQGALAGTETVTLTTSEMPAHGHQVSATTAAGAGRSPSNQIYASTTGQEALYASPGAQVVLNPACVSPAGGSQPHENMQPYLAINFVIALNGIYPSRG comes from the coding sequence ATGACTGACGTTTACCTCGGCCAGATCATGATGGCCGGATTCGGATTCGCGCAGCGCTACTTCGCCCAATGCAACGGGCAGATCCTGCCCATCAGTCAGAACACTGCGCTGTTTTCACTGCTTGGCGTGCAATACGGTGGCAATGGCAGCGTCACCTTTGGGCTGCCCGACCTGCGTGGCCGCGTTCCCGTGGGCGCCGGCGCGTCGCAGGACCAGGCATGGCAACCGGCGGCCTATGCACAGGGCGCATTGGCGGGCACGGAGACAGTCACCCTCACGACCTCGGAAATGCCCGCGCATGGCCACCAGGTAAGCGCGACCACCGCCGCCGGCGCAGGCCGTAGCCCGTCGAACCAGATCTACGCATCCACGACAGGCCAGGAGGCGTTGTACGCCTCGCCCGGTGCGCAGGTGGTGCTCAACCCGGCATGCGTGAGCCCAGCGGGTGGCTCGCAACCGCATGAAAACATGCAGCCCTACCTGGCGATCAATTTCGTCATCGCCCTGAACGGCATCTACCCCTCGCGCGGCTGA
- a CDS encoding tail fiber protein translates to MSDQYVGEMRLFAFSRIPNGWLACNGALLAINQYEVLYALIGTTYGGDGVTTFAVPDLRGRVPMHQGQGNGLSPHPIGMVSGTESVTLLTSQLPMHTHPLTVTSANATQFSPAGVQLGALGSDTTYATDATGAGTFPMAPLMVQPAGSNQPHDNMMPTLVASMCIAYVGVYPSQG, encoded by the coding sequence ATGAGTGATCAATACGTCGGGGAAATGCGCCTGTTCGCGTTTTCGCGCATCCCGAATGGCTGGCTGGCCTGCAACGGCGCCCTCCTGGCCATCAATCAATACGAAGTGCTTTATGCCCTGATCGGCACGACGTACGGCGGTGACGGCGTCACCACCTTCGCGGTCCCGGACCTGCGCGGTCGAGTGCCGATGCACCAGGGCCAGGGCAATGGCTTGTCGCCCCACCCGATCGGCATGGTCTCGGGCACGGAATCGGTCACGCTGTTGACCAGTCAGTTGCCCATGCACACCCATCCGCTGACGGTGACCTCCGCGAATGCCACGCAGTTTTCCCCCGCTGGGGTCCAGCTGGGTGCGTTGGGATCGGATACGACTTATGCCACCGACGCGACCGGAGCAGGCACGTTCCCCATGGCGCCGTTGATGGTCCAGCCCGCGGGTAGCAACCAACCCCACGACAACATGATGCCCACGCTGGTTGCCTCGATGTGCATCGCATATGTCGGTGTCTATCCCAGCCAGGGCTGA
- a CDS encoding tail fiber protein, whose product MTTPYLGEIQLFGFNYAPQGWAQCEGQTLPLSQFSALYTLLGVQYGGNGTSNFMLPNFSNRTPASQGRGPGLTPRSVGDTVGENSVTLLATEMPAHGHGVLIYNQSDNSKRTGTPVNGAYLSNPHSSSTKPYAPLPGNTLLAPQTLGVSGGNQPHENRQPFLALNFCIALEGVYPSFG is encoded by the coding sequence ATGACGACCCCCTACCTCGGTGAAATCCAGCTGTTCGGCTTCAACTATGCGCCCCAGGGTTGGGCGCAATGCGAGGGACAGACCTTACCGCTTTCCCAGTTCTCGGCGCTCTACACGCTGCTTGGCGTGCAATACGGCGGAAATGGCACCAGCAACTTCATGCTACCGAACTTCAGCAATCGCACGCCGGCCTCGCAAGGACGGGGGCCAGGGCTGACACCACGGTCGGTAGGCGACACCGTCGGCGAGAACAGCGTGACGTTGCTGGCGACCGAGATGCCGGCACACGGGCATGGCGTGCTTATCTATAACCAGAGTGACAACAGCAAGCGCACAGGCACGCCCGTGAACGGGGCTTACCTGTCGAACCCGCATAGCTCGAGCACCAAACCGTATGCGCCGCTGCCGGGCAATACCCTGCTCGCGCCGCAGACGCTGGGCGTCTCAGGTGGGAACCAGCCGCATGAAAACCGGCAGCCGTTCCTCGCGCTGAATTTCTGCATTGCGCTCGAAGGCGTCTATCCCAGCTTCGGGTGA